In one Pirellulales bacterium genomic region, the following are encoded:
- a CDS encoding GNAT family N-acetyltransferase, with the protein MNLTVLECNEPVVETPQECDAFVGLRVERISDTGRLAALRQPWNALVEDVPFRRWEWLEAWWRFFATSRDQLTVLAVYDVADRLVGLAPWYCHRSPIYGRELRFLGSGMVCSDYLTIFTAPGAREAVTLSIANWLNTTFRGQWDALELEAVVADDPTATELAMRFALAGHVVYRRPALHCWRLELPTEWEEYIKSLSGTRRNMVRKLIRNRFDSGEAKVCWVETAEELNRGLDILRDLHQRRRNTLGQPGCFATPGFDGFLKLVAERFLELDQLRLQWIELNGQPVAIEFDLAGGDVVYLYQSGIEPQAASDRPGWLGAIAALRRCGEDGYRAFDFMRGDEPYKAHWRAQPIALVDLRITAGQPAARVRQIIWRGAQRGKLLAKRVRAAWRERGKSDQHKATPAE; encoded by the coding sequence TTGAACTTGACCGTATTGGAATGCAATGAGCCCGTGGTCGAGACGCCGCAAGAGTGCGACGCCTTTGTCGGACTGCGCGTGGAGCGAATCAGCGATACCGGCCGCTTGGCGGCGCTGCGACAACCCTGGAACGCCTTAGTCGAAGATGTGCCCTTTCGGCGCTGGGAATGGCTCGAAGCCTGGTGGCGCTTCTTTGCCACCAGCCGCGATCAACTGACGGTGCTCGCCGTCTATGACGTCGCCGATCGCCTGGTGGGGCTCGCTCCCTGGTATTGCCACCGTTCACCGATCTACGGCCGTGAACTGCGCTTTCTTGGTTCGGGCATGGTGTGCAGCGACTATCTCACTATTTTCACGGCCCCCGGAGCGCGCGAGGCGGTCACGTTGTCGATCGCCAATTGGCTCAACACCACCTTTCGCGGCCAGTGGGACGCGTTGGAATTGGAAGCCGTGGTCGCCGACGATCCTACCGCAACCGAGTTGGCCATGCGGTTTGCCCTGGCAGGCCACGTGGTGTATCGCCGTCCGGCGCTCCACTGCTGGCGGCTCGAACTGCCGACCGAGTGGGAGGAGTACATCAAGTCGCTCTCGGGCACGCGGCGCAACATGGTGCGCAAGTTGATTCGCAACCGCTTCGACAGCGGCGAGGCCAAGGTGTGCTGGGTCGAGACGGCGGAAGAATTGAATCGTGGACTCGATATTCTGCGCGATCTGCACCAGCGCCGCCGCAACACCCTGGGCCAGCCGGGATGCTTCGCCACGCCGGGGTTCGACGGCTTTTTGAAGTTGGTCGCCGAGCGCTTTCTGGAGCTGGATCAACTGCGTTTGCAGTGGATCGAATTGAACGGCCAGCCGGTGGCCATCGAATTCGATCTGGCCGGCGGCGACGTGGTGTACCTCTACCAAAGTGGCATTGAGCCCCAGGCCGCGAGCGATCGCCCCGGCTGGCTGGGCGCCATCGCCGCGCTACGGCGCTGCGGAGAGGACGGCTACCGCGCCTTCGACTTTATGCGCGGCGACGAGCCATACAAGGCGCATTGGCGGGCCCAACCGATCGCGCTGGTCGATTTGCGCATCACCGCAGGGCAGCCTGCGGCGCGCGTTCGGCAAATCATCTGGCGCGGCGCACAGCGCGGCAAATTGCTGGCCAAGCGCGTCCGCGCGGCCTGGCGCGAGCGCGGCAAGTCGGATCAACACAAGGCAACGCCCGCGGAGTAG